The genomic interval ATAaaagtgtgtgcttgtgtgctcagtcatgtccaactctttccgacccgtggactgtagtccgccaggtctacagtggggttttccaagcaagaatactgaaatgagttgttatttcctcctctagcGATCTTTccgacctaaggatcgaacccacatctcctgcattgcaggcagattctttatcactgagccacctggaagctctAATTAATAATGCTATTATCTAACCAACCCTAGATGCAGACGATGACATTCAAAGAAAGAACAAGAGAGGGAGAAGACCAACGGGGAGCCGGGAGTCCTTATGTCCCCAGGTGACAGGAGTCGAGTGAAACACCAAGCTGACCTGGGGGGCTGCCAGAACTTACCAAAAGTCCGGTGGAGATtctctgaaagaagaaaaaatgcaaatgaacttagTAGTGCACTGGCAATGATCCTTTCTCCTCTGAGCCTTTGTTATTTAATCACTTGCAATTGTTTGTAGTTGTAAGTCGTGCACAATGATGGAGGAAGGGGAGCTGTAGGATTTTACTTCTGctctccatgaaggcagggaagAGGAATGAAACTTTGTACGACTGGTTTTAGGAGTTTTAAATAGAGAAGTTCTTGCTCCAAGGGAGCACAAGGTGTtgggacagaggcagagatggtcAGAGAAAATGACCATTTCAGTTATGAGGAAGGTCTGGGGAGGGAAGGTGCCTGGAACTCACCTATCTCTGCCCAGAGTTTTCCTAAAATAGAAAAAGGCGACATTGTTAATTCTACCTCAGGCAGTAGATggagcccctccccacccactgccCTGGGCCTTTGTGCAGGCTCTTTTCTCAGCAGCCTGGGAGCATCCTTAGAGTGAGAACCAGATTTGAATCCCGGGCTTCAGGCTCATTCTTTGGCTACTGCCTGgtttgaagaaagtggagaaccTCGGTAGACAGCAATGTCCACCAACACCCTGAACCAACCATTATCTCCCCCACTGCTGTCTGCTCCTTTTCCTGTTGGTTCTGGGGTCACACAGGCACTCCACCCCGCTGGGTTGTCAATTTGTTAATCTAAAGCTACTTTCCAtctgaaggaggaaagaaggaactAAACATTTAGTTGAGCAGCTGCTTTGTGACTGGCTCTGTATTAGGCACTTTACATAACACTGTCCCCTACCTTCTGGGAGGGAGGGTGTTATCTCTGCCTGACACAGACAAGGCAACTGAGACTTGGAGGAGGGTTCTGGTCATTGAGCTGGAcccaaacccaggcctcccaattccactgctgctgctaagtcgcttcagtcgtgtctgactctgtgcgaccccatagacggcagcccaccaggctcccccaaccctgggattctccaggcaagaacactagagtgggttgccatttccttctccaatgcatgaaagtgaaaagtgaaagtgaagtcgctcagtcatgtccaaatcttctcaaccccacagactgtagcctaccaggctcctccgtccatgggattttccaggcaagagtactggagcggggtgccactaGTCAGGTCCTTTCTCCTCAGCCATGTGGGTGAAGAGGTTACTGAATATCTGGGATGAGGTCATAGGGAGAGAAGACCCCACCAATATCACCCCTTCATATACTCCAAACCGTCCTTGCTGCTTTAGCCTGTTAGGaatgggaaggggaaggaggccCTATAGGCTTTGGCTTTGGGAACACTTGGTGGAGGGGAGAAGTCTTGACATGAATGCTCTTGGGCACAAGAGGCAGCTTCAGACAGCTGGACCCCAGACCTCGATGTTGGATGGAGAAGGAGAAACACCTATTATGTGGTAGGGAGTTTTACTTATAGTATCTTTGTTTAAACCTAATAACACAGACCTGCCAAATTCTGAAGCTCACACTCTCCCAGAAGGATAAGCTGCTGTGTATGGTACAGGGGCCAGAAAATAGGGGTTTCAGTTTGAGCTCTGCCACTTACAAGCTGTACCAGCTTGAGTAAATCTCTGAACCGCTCCAGGCCTCAGttgcctcctctgtaaaatggggttattGCATGTCAGCCCTACCTCTTATGAAAGCTAAAGGTCCTGTTGCCCAAATGATAATTACATTCAGCAAGATATAAAACTTGTCATTATGGAGTTCTGAACCCAGAAGTCCCTCAAGAATAGGTATCAGCTGACCAAGCTCCAAGAGGCCAGGCACTTCAGGGACGGTCCCCCGCCAGCCGCCCTCCAGCCTGTACCTCGGAGTCTGCGCTGCAGGCACAGGAAGACGAGGCCCACGGTGATCTGTAGGAGGAGCACTGGCAGGACCGCGATGAGCACCAGCACGCCGGGGTTGATCCAGTAGAAGGGATCTGAAAGGCAGAACCAGGGAGGCCCAGTGCTCATCCTCAACAGCCAGCACAGCGCCCAAAGATGACTCAGAACTGACATCTGAGCTTAGGCTTAAAGGAAAAGTGGTTGTTTCCAGGCAGGGCCGGTAGTTTAGAATGACAGGAGTCTATATATTGGGCAAgtcttggagagttttgagaacCACACAAGGGACTTAGATCTGACCCTCAAGGTCACAGGGGTACTCTGAAGGATTTCTTGATGAGGAGTAACAAGATCTGACACACTGACTGCAGGacgtggggaggggtggggagtcaATTAAGAGGCTATGATAAGAGTGAAAGTAAAAAACCTGAGCCTGAACTAGGACAGTGTAGGAAATCGAGGTGAACTTAAACAGGAGAAAAAGTCTTTTTAGTAACTTTTAAACTGAAATGTAGTGTTTCTTTCAATTATGTTTGTAGGTAACACTCTGAAACAATATGAACAGAACCTGAGACTTTCTCATCCTTAAAACACACAACTATTTTCATATCACAGTTGGTGCAGAAATCTCAAAATATCATTTATGTTCACCGTTTTGAAATGACACTCTGATCAGGGCCACCCCATATCTTATTTAAAAGTAACCTGGAGCAACAGGATTTTGATAACTATTTTAGTACAGGTATGTATTCATTTCAAATATCCTTCTGAGAAGGGGTCCATCGACTTTACCAGTCTGATAAAAGGGTGCATGACGCAAAGAAAAGTTCAGAACCTCTGTTCTGGAGATTTTGAGAAAGTGGAATCCATGGATTTGGTAGATGTGAACTGGAAATGGTAAAGAGAGAGGGGTGATCTTTGCCTTTCTGGTGCCATCTAGTGCCCATTTTAGAGTCTGCCCTTCAGTGCCTCAAAGCTTTCCTGGTGTAGTCTCAGCATGCAGGGACTacgcttttcattttgttctctgCTTTAGGGggctaagggcttcccttgtggctcagttggtagagaatctgcctgcagtacgtgcgacctgggatcgatcctgggttgagaagatcccctggagaagggaaacactacccactccagtattctggcctggagaactccatggactgtatagtccattgggtcgcaaagagtcccacatgactgagcgactttcacttactcacTTAGGGGGCTAAATAAAGATACTGACATCAGGGTAGGCATTAAGTCACAGCAAAAACCCTCAAACTGGTTTCGTAGGTAAAAATACCACCCTTCAAGCTGTAGTTTCAGGTTCTTGTCTGTTACTGTGTCCCCCAGGAGAAAACAGTCAACTCTGCTTTCAAAGTTCTTATCAGAAGTAACCTGGAgcaacatgatttagcaactacaTACTTTAGTTCCTTTCTTTGTACaccttttatattttaacaaaggGTTAGAAtcacaaaatgagagaaaagcaaacattgTGAGACTTCTGATATAAAGTGATAAGTGAAGTATATAGCATCACCTATGAACTATGCCTGACAAAACAGATCAAATGAATCTGAATCTGATGGTGCATATTCTAATCGATGAGTTCACAGGAAATAAAGCGTATGGAACACCCTGTTGAACAACATGGGAATGAAATAATGGAGAGGTCTACAGGGCGAATACCTGCCTGTGGATCTTGTTTGGATTGGATTCAAGCAAACAAACtgcaaaaatgtatttataaaataatcagaaaaatgtgAACACAGACTGGGTATTAATAAGAATTTTTGTTAAAGTTTAAAGATGTAACTAATATTTTGgttatgattttgttttgtttgatgagTTTTTCTGTTTGAGACATACATTCTTGAAGATTTAGCAAATGACATGATAATGCTGTCTAGGATTTGCCTGAATAACTCAACTGGGGAGGAAGTTAATGAGTGTGGTTGAGTGAAACAGGTTGTCTGTCCCTGGTTCATAACTGCTGCAGTCAGGTGATGGGAACTGGGAGGCTCATAAGAATCTCTCTACTCCTGGGACTATTTTACAGTTTCATAATGAAGAGTTTAAGGAAAGGTTTAGAGACAACTAGTaacaaaatcataaaattgacaagaaaaatgtaaagttGGAAAGTGAGATTAGAaactctccagtactcttgcctggaaaatcccatggatggaggagcctggtaggctgcagtctatggggtcactaagagttggacatgactgagcgacttcactttcacttttcactttcatgcattggagaaggaaatggcaacccactccagtattcttgcctggagaatcccagggatgggggagcctggtgggctgccgtctattgggtcgcacagagtcggacacaactgaagagacttagcagcagcagcagcagagaaaaaggGAAGGTAATTacacctgagaatcccatggacagaggagcctgatgggctacagtccacgggatcgcaagtgttgggcatgacttagtgactaaaccaccaattaCACCTGAAATTTGGCAATCACATGCTTACTGCATTTTGGTCCTAAATTTGTCTTGGCTTCCTGGAGCCACAGGCTAAGTGAGTGGTCCCTtataaaatactctttttttttttttttgaagactctTAGGCATGCAGATTATAAGACAGGAGGAAGTGGGTTGGATTATGGAAATCCACCCAAAGGAAAACTTTCTCCccagggaggtttttttttttctgagggagTGGGGATGGGAAATGTATTGGGGGAGGCAGTTTTTGAGCAAGGAGGAAGTTACTGAACAGGAATGAGGAAAATCAGCCAACTGGAGAGGTTGGCTCTCCAGTTAGACTCCCTTGCAGGTAAAAATCCCCCAGTAAGAACAGCTGTATGAAGAACATTCTGTGCCACACAAAGCTATTTTCACATGCCTGAAATCCCTCTGTAGAAACAGTGCTTTGTTATCCCACATACAATGCCATCTTCTGGTCCCAGCACTGCGACAGTGGCCCTTGAGACCCAAAAGTGATCGATTGTCTGATGTTTGTGCtgcaggtggggaggagggaaggaaaatgaCCTGAGGCTCTGgcctcaaaatatttttgatcctCGATTAAATAGCAATTAACTTTCAAATCTCCCCCTCCTTGTACACATCTTAACTCCTCAGAGATAGATAAAACAACAAAGTTTCAAAGTCATCCATCACACAAAACATACTGCAATGAAATTCTGGAGAAAGGAAGCAATGGAGGTAAAATCTATAGGTAACATCTCTTTCTATGAATATAGTCAGACATTTGTTCTACTTGTTTAACTCACTTGTAGTTACGTTTATCAGGAATATATTCAACCTCATCTAATAAAACACTACAAACACATCAACTGAGGAATTCATTGTAATAGGATTTGCAATAGGACCTATTCCTAGCCTTAGGAATAGGGCTCTTAttcataacaaataaataaaaagacaatacaAAGCAAAACAAGAAGGGAAAAAGTCCACTTGGATACTTTGATTAACTTTTAGATAATTCATATTCCCCTTGAGTAGCACAAAATAACACACAAATGGATTATTCTGGATTTTGCTGCttgcatttatcatttttttctatttaagatAAAGAATTTCCCTAGGCATACCCACAAATgtacacattatatatacatttttatataaatgataaGTATGATGATATGGATAAAAttacagttgtttttctttttgttggatCACACCCtatcctcccttctttcccccaAAGTGAACCATATTAATTTTCTTACCGATGtctttttgtgtttctctgatatAAAACATAAGGTTTTGTCCTGTTCCCTATATTCTGTAGCTGTCTTTTATTATCCAACAATACCTTGTGAAAtgcctccaggatgtctggtagGGCCCTAAAGCAATTTTTTACATGGCTCCATGATATTTACTATATGGATAACAGTGTTTACTCAGTCACTCCCTACACTTGGGTATGGACTCTGATTCTGGCTTCTTTCTCATGTAGAGTAATGATGTAGTAGACATTGCGGGCATATGAATTCCCATGTGTTGATGTGTGTATCTCTATGAAGTTAATTCCCAGGAGCGAGCTGTTTGGGTTGAAGGATCTCATCTCAACTGAGAGAATGGTCAGAGGCTCAGAGGAAAGTCTTGGCCATCGAACAGATGATACCGACTGATACACACACTACTCACCTTCCACTTTCAATTCCATCGCTGCCTCCTCTTGGTAAGAGTGATCTCGGAAGAAGCAGGTAAAACCTCCTTCATCTGAGAACCTCACATTCCGGATCCTGAGGGTCACCTTCCCTTCCCCAATGGTCTCTTTTAGCAGCTGTGTGCGGCCCCGGTATTCAGGTGCCTGCTCTTCGTCTTGGTCCTTGCCATTTCGGTAGAGATGAaccaccctggagaagggggGCCGATACCATCCCACCTCCATGCCTGTAGCGTTCTTTCCTGGAGATATGCGACAGGGCAATTCCACTTCATCCCCTACCAGCGCCCGGATGGGGTGCCCTGGTCCTATTACTCTGAACTGTCCTGTCCAAGAcaccaaagaaaagaaactgagtgTCACAGGGAACCTGGACAAACAAGTCCTTCATGGGAGGGAAGGGCTGCTTCAAACAGGGAAAGAAGGAGCTTAATTTTTAAGGAATTCTAGAGCCAGggaaaagctcagtttttctTAAAGGTCTCTGTTTGGAGAGATACAGCGAGTTCCCTGCATAGATCATTCTAGCCAGTGGCCATCCCAGCCCCTAGGAATGCGGCCAAACATTGCTCAGTTTTATGGTCCCACGGGCCTTCCTGTTCAGACTTGGCCAGATTGATTGTTATTTTCCCCTTAGCGGTTTTGCTTTGGTCACTTCACTGCTACCACCTCTCTGTCACTTCTCAGCTCTCTGTTCTTGTTCATACCCTGGTCCCAGATTCTTCTCTGAGATCACCCTAGACTtggctctgttttcttcttcatttcctctGTATCTTCAGCCCTCTCTATAGCTCCTGGACCCTGCCATACATGCTCCCAGTCTGTTTTCATCTGTGGGACGTATCTCCTCGTCAGACTGGAAGCAACTGGGAGATGAGGCTGCTTTCTCCATTAGACCTGCAAAGATTTCTTGAAGGCATGCATAGGTCCCCTCTGTTAGGTGGCTCCTTGAGGTTGGGAATGTGTCTTCTGAGAGCAGGGCTCCTCTGTAAAAACTTATTAGTGTCTGATCGTGCAGAACAGAACTCTCGGAACAGAACTCTCAAACATGACAAGAcacttcaacaaacatttattgaggttTACCATGGGACAAGTGTGACTAAGCATGTTAAAGGTTTCATTTTATTGAACCCTGACAGCAACTCCAAAAGGTTGTTATGATATTCCCTGTTTGATAGGTGAGAAATCAAAGCTGGAAAGATAGGTAAGAACCAAGTTCAGGGAAAGCCCTGAGTTAAGGTCACGTGATGGAGTTGGGGTCCCTTCTGAAGGCTGTAGGGAGGCACTGAAGGTGTCTGAGGGGAACCATGTCAGCATATCTATGTTTTGGAAAGATCACTTGCACGGCAACTTGAGGATGTATTGAAGGAAGTAAGCCCAGAAAACTAGCCTTTCTGTTCTCAGAGTCTCcccagggcaggaataaagagaAATCTTACCTGCAGAGCTGGAAGTcaactggaggaggaggaagaggagggaggggagacagCTGGGCAGAGAGGAGCTCAATAAACTGGCCATCTCCACTGTCAGTGGGGACAGAGAGCCCCTGCAGCAGGGTCAGGCCAAGGAGAGGCCCTTGGGGTGCATGTCCCCACCCCTGAAAAAGTCCTAGGGGAGGATCGGGGAGGGCAGAGCTGCCCTGGCCCTGTCTCCTCCCCAGCAGAACCACAGCTGTGCTCCCAGGCGCAGCCCCATGTCATCCCTGCCAGGACTTACACAAAAGGGCTACAGAGCCAGGGGATGACCAGGGCttgccttccccaccccctcagaGCTGGAGCAGAGGCTGCCTGGTACTGGGccttcctcccccactccctcctgGCGGCCAGCCTTCCCGGGGGCTTCTAGGATCTGACCTGTTGGGATGAATCACTCACTGGACCTCAGGCTGAAGCTTGTCCAAGTGATCTGCAAGGTCTCTTCAATCCCTCACCTCCAGGCGCTAGCCAAGGGAGAGGGATCTgtgttggatttttttaaaaaatgaagaagaaacattTAGACTTAGTTTCCTATTTCTACCATCTACTGTCATCACCAGGCCATTCATTCCTCTTGATATCTGacctccctctctctcactgCAAATCTAAATGCCCTTCCTTATGTTCTGGTGTGTTGCTTGGATTTAGTTAGCGTCTCCCTCCCAAAGAATATTAATACAGTTTGGAAAGTCACAAGTTGAGTGTCACGAGTTGATTGCCACCTGTGCTTGGAGAGGCAGGTGTGAAGAAAGTATTATAAGATCTGCAAAGTCCGTGACTGTCAATCAACACAGGCATTGAGGACAGACCAGCAACCAGGATGCATCCTCCAGCCGGCGCATCACTCTCCAGTTTCCTCCGTGTCACAAGGAAAGTGAAAtctgggatggaacctgcatggaacagaccatggggtcacaaagagtcggacactgaacaACCAGATAAACAAATAAGAATCCATTTTCCTTGCATTGGATgctcagagtcccaaccactggatggCTAAGGAAGTTGCCGAGAGCTAGGATTTGAAGTCACTCTACCTCTGAAGAGCTCACTTCCCTTACCTCCATGCCCTCGACTGCCTCACATCTTTGTAAAGGGGGTGGATTTCTGGAGCTGGGGTGAGCAGTCCCTTGGATGACATGGTCTCTGGACAAGGGGAGAGAATGGGGAAACAAAGCCGGTGGTGTTGCCATTTACAGAAATCACTATAGGAGCCTCTTTGTTTGCTGAGCATGGAGCACGGTGTGGTCGTGTCTAACAACCCTGTGCTGTTGGTCAGGCTGGTCGTGACGGTCAGCAGTTAATTGTTGCTTTAATTCTGTGTGGCACATGTTATGTGATCTTACAAATATTCTTCAGTTGTTTCTTGCTCTCCTCAGTAGTTTCCATTTGAGCCACTCCTCTCACCAGGTCTGATAACAGTCTGTGTACAGAGTCATGTATGCAAAGTGACATGCTATAAATATGTTAATGTATATGTTAAACAACACACTATCCATATGTGagatagtaagcactcaataaatgggaGCTTACCTAGATGTTCCCTAAGAGCAGTACTATGTAAGTTTTTCTAGAGAATGTGTAAAATATAGATCATGCACTGTTCTGCTTCTTATGTTTACTTAATAATGCATAATCccacattaatatataatataacccTCTTGAACTTTTGAAAATGgattcttatttgtttatttggttgttcagtgtctgactcttggcgaccccatggtctgtccatgaaattcttcaggcaagaatactggagtgggttgtcatgcccttctccagggcatcttcccaacccagggatcgagcctatgtctcctgtatttcaggcagattctttatcatctgagctaccagctACTAGGttgcatataaatatattccattaacttaaattaataaatatttagcaGAAATGATGTGTGTCAATCCTTATATTAGGCTCTGATTGTTAAAGTTTCAGCAggacaaagaaaaaagtttggTTCTTTTTTGGCCTGTaccatgaggcttgtgggatctttgtttcctgattaGGGTTGAACCCAGACCTCccgcagtggaagcctggagtccatgCCAGTGGAAAGCCAGGGAATTTCCAAGAAGATTCTAGCTTTCTCTATGGTTTCACTCTTGATATGTCACAGTGGCTTTGTTTTCGTTTTTACTATTTAATGTTGCATTTCTTCAGGCATCTGGGAACTTAGGTGGGTAAATGCAGGCCTTCCCACGTGCCTAGGGTCCTGTCCCTCTACTGGGCACAACACATGTGTATGCCTGACTCCACTTCTCCCCTGTGCCCAGGCTCCTGCTGGGGGGCACTGAGGGTGGCAGTGGTTCCTGGGGGGAGCTGAAGACATCTGAAAACCAGTCCTGGGGAGATTAAGAAGCGAGATCAAGCTTGAATCTAGGCACCAAACCCTCAGCACACAGTCTATTACCCCATTGGACTTCTCTTACAAAACACAAATTGAAAGAGAAgtgttaagaatttcaagatagcGACATAGAGGGcaatttcctggtggcccagtggataagactctatgctcccaatgcagggggcctggtttggtccctgtcagggaactagatcttgcatGCTACAGCTaaaacccagagcagccaaaaaaaaaaagaaaaaaagatggtgaCACAGAGCATTAAAGCCCAAACAGTGTTCCCTCCTAACCATGGGGTCGCGTGCAGCTGCGCTGGTTGTTCACTGCCTTCTATACAGGTGCAGTTGTTAGCTCAAAGAGCATGTGCAGTTGCAGTTTTAATAAATTGCCCTGCACAAAGCTGTATACTCTGTACATGTGAATATACGATAGCTCAGCTTTCTCCTCTGCAAGTGGAGGAGAATGACATCTGTCCCATTAGGACTGTGAACAGAATTACAGGAAGGAACCCACGGGAACTGTGAATGGTACACAGTAAACTCTCTCTAAGTGCCCTTATTTGCTCTCActtgcagtgatttttttcttctggagctCCTCCTAGTGGTACAAATATCAGGAGGAAATTGATATTTTCCGCTTTTGTGGTCTTATTTtcacagtatgctgctgctgctgctaagtcgcttcagtcgtgtccgactctgtgcgaccccacagacggcagccaaccaggctccttcatccctgggattctccaggcaagaatactggagtgggttgccatttccttctctacacatGTGCTTAAACTGGTTTGCAAGTTCCTAGGAGACTTAA from Bos indicus isolate NIAB-ARS_2022 breed Sahiwal x Tharparkar chromosome 23, NIAB-ARS_B.indTharparkar_mat_pri_1.0, whole genome shotgun sequence carries:
- the MOG gene encoding myelin-oligodendrocyte glycoprotein isoform X1, encoding MASLLSSSLPSCLPSLLFLLLQLTSSSAGQFRVIGPGHPIRALVGDEVELPCRISPGKNATGMEVGWYRPPFSRVVHLYRNGKDQDEEQAPEYRGRTQLLKETIGEGKVTLRIRNVRFSDEGGFTCFFRDHSYQEEAAMELKVEDPFYWINPGVLVLIAVLPVLLLQITVGLVFLCLQRRLRGKLWAEIENLHRTFGKFWQPPRSAWCFTRLLSPGDIRTPGSPSPLPDGALLEDNPICHRAGSRTPGGLDHLL
- the MOG gene encoding myelin-oligodendrocyte glycoprotein isoform X4; protein product: MASLLSSSLPSCLPSLLFLLLQLTSSSADPFYWINPGVLVLIAVLPVLLLQITVGLVFLCLQRRLRGKLWAEIENLHRTFDPHFLMVPCWKITLFVIVPVLGPLVALIICYNWLHRRLAGQFLEELSKFSSLS
- the MOG gene encoding myelin-oligodendrocyte glycoprotein isoform X2 yields the protein MASLLSSSLPSCLPSLLFLLLQLTSSSAGQFRVIGPGHPIRALVGDEVELPCRISPGKNATGMEVGWYRPPFSRVVHLYRNGKDQDEEQAPEYRGRTQLLKETIGEGKVTLRIRNVRFSDEGGFTCFFRDHSYQEEAAMELKVEDPFYWINPGVLVLIAVLPVLLLQITVGLVFLCLQRRLRGKLWAEIENLHRTFDPHFLMVPCWKITLFVIVPVLGPLVALIICYNWLHRRLAGQFLEELSKFSSLS
- the MOG gene encoding myelin-oligodendrocyte glycoprotein isoform X3 → MASLLSSSLPSCLPSLLFLLLQLTSSSAGQFRVIGPGHPIRALVGDEVELPCRISPGKNATGMEVGWYRPPFSRVVHLYRNGKDQDEEQAPEYRGRTQLLKETIGEGKVTLRIRNVRFSDEGGFTCFFRDHSYQEEAAMELKVEDPFYWINPGVLVLIAVLPVLLLQITVGLVFLCLQRRLRGKLWAEIENLHRTFDPHFLMVPCWKITLFVIVPVLGPLVALIICYNWLHRRLAGQFLEELRNPF